In Thermodesulfitimonas autotrophica, the following proteins share a genomic window:
- the cas10 gene encoding type III-B CRISPR-associated protein Cas10/Cmr2 produces the protein MKEEMLLHFSIGPVQGFVAQARKTRDFWAGSFLLSYLAGCAMLKVLEAGGKIILPYVADEVNRITDPLLAAIQKSRGGERVVDGPFVATLPVATLPNRFQAMVPDGFDPADCVKAVNEAWQNLAGVVWERCVAPIAAQGRGTREIWERQVNNFWEVSWAIGKDSALLDRRKNWRSYVPPAEPGDKCSLMGNLQELSGFIRAQEREKQDAFWAALREKVGGHELDEKERLSAIALVKRLFPLMAEQAIGWRLPECQRYPSTPYLAAVPWLKKVIESRPEEARQYAAMAARLPQAKYRENPDRFSGLREALEQCPQAREFASLDGNCFFAAALTNPRLWRDETKKEDATENLRRELAKKLKDLGSPASPFYALLLMDGDRLGALLQAYEPGKVSKALSTFSHQVPKIVREHNGVTVYAGGDDVLALLPLDGAIKAAIALRAAYGASFQGTEVGSEQATISGAIVYAHFTTPLTAVIREAHRLLDKVAKADTGRDSLAVTVWKGAGQVLTWAAPWQVIVDGESNIIDQLANTFSAADTREREYNNTFFYNLRTRFKLLADKEGNIYSEWSNNDMADLMAAEYRKNREREVDWATARQRMERLLRICRRSWRDEEGKIHEAQGVLTLDGALLVKFLVQKGVIR, from the coding sequence ATGAAGGAAGAGATGCTTTTGCATTTCTCCATAGGTCCTGTGCAGGGCTTCGTTGCTCAAGCCCGGAAAACGCGCGACTTTTGGGCGGGGTCCTTTCTGCTTTCCTACCTTGCCGGTTGCGCGATGTTAAAGGTACTTGAAGCCGGGGGCAAGATCATATTGCCGTATGTGGCCGATGAGGTAAACCGGATCACCGATCCTTTATTAGCCGCTATTCAAAAATCCCGCGGTGGTGAACGAGTAGTTGACGGTCCGTTTGTCGCTACCCTGCCTGTCGCTACCCTACCCAACCGTTTCCAGGCTATGGTCCCCGACGGGTTCGACCCCGCTGACTGTGTTAAAGCCGTGAATGAAGCGTGGCAAAACCTCGCCGGGGTGGTGTGGGAGCGCTGCGTTGCACCTATCGCTGCCCAGGGCCGGGGTACCAGGGAAATCTGGGAGCGTCAAGTTAACAACTTCTGGGAGGTAAGCTGGGCCATCGGCAAAGATAGCGCCTTACTCGACCGGCGCAAGAACTGGCGCAGTTACGTGCCTCCGGCGGAACCGGGCGATAAGTGCAGCCTAATGGGTAACCTACAGGAGCTTTCAGGTTTCATCCGCGCGCAGGAGCGAGAAAAACAGGACGCCTTCTGGGCGGCGCTGCGCGAAAAAGTTGGCGGACACGAGTTAGACGAGAAAGAACGCCTCTCTGCTATCGCGCTGGTTAAACGTCTCTTTCCCCTTATGGCTGAGCAGGCTATTGGATGGAGACTACCTGAATGCCAGCGCTACCCTTCGACCCCGTATCTCGCTGCTGTGCCGTGGCTTAAAAAAGTGATCGAGTCCCGTCCCGAGGAAGCGCGCCAGTATGCCGCTATGGCTGCCCGCCTTCCCCAGGCTAAATACCGGGAGAATCCGGACCGCTTCTCTGGGCTACGAGAAGCCCTGGAGCAATGCCCGCAAGCGCGAGAGTTTGCTTCTCTCGACGGGAATTGCTTCTTTGCTGCTGCGCTTACTAACCCGCGCCTCTGGCGGGACGAAACGAAAAAAGAAGACGCTACCGAGAACCTGCGCCGGGAACTGGCTAAAAAATTAAAGGACTTGGGCAGCCCGGCCTCACCTTTCTACGCCCTGCTGTTGATGGACGGCGACCGGCTGGGCGCGCTTTTACAGGCGTATGAACCTGGTAAGGTGAGCAAGGCCCTGAGTACCTTTAGTCATCAGGTGCCGAAAATTGTCCGGGAACACAACGGCGTGACCGTCTACGCCGGCGGCGACGATGTTCTGGCCCTGCTTCCTTTAGATGGGGCAATTAAAGCGGCCATTGCCCTCCGCGCCGCTTATGGCGCAAGTTTCCAAGGTACGGAAGTAGGCTCGGAGCAGGCTACGATTTCCGGCGCCATTGTCTACGCCCACTTTACCACGCCACTGACCGCAGTAATTAGAGAAGCCCACCGCCTGCTGGATAAGGTAGCGAAAGCCGATACCGGACGGGACAGCCTCGCTGTTACCGTATGGAAAGGTGCCGGCCAGGTGCTGACCTGGGCGGCACCCTGGCAGGTGATCGTGGACGGCGAAAGCAATATTATCGATCAATTGGCGAACACCTTCTCCGCTGCTGATACCAGAGAGCGGGAGTATAACAACACGTTCTTCTATAACCTGCGAACGCGATTTAAACTGCTAGCTGATAAGGAAGGCAACATTTACTCCGAATGGTCAAACAACGATATGGCTGACCTTATGGCTGCCGAATACCGTAAAAACCGCGAGCGTGAAGTCGATTGGGCAACGGCACGGCAAAGGATGGAGCGACTACTCCGGATCTGCCGCCGTTCCTGGCGGGATGAAGAAGGTAAAATTCATGAGGCGCAAGGCGTTCTGACTCTCGACGGGGCGCTGTTGGTAAAGTTTCTGGTCCAGAAAGGGGTGATACGGTGA
- the cmr1 gene encoding type III-B CRISPR module RAMP protein Cmr1, whose translation MKIVEATYQVITPLFLGGANVEEKNPELRPPALKGLLRFWFRAVALPQFNTWPAVWEAERSLFGSTAGQASFSLSVNNQSKFTVVPVGEQWHKHGAAYLGYGVVDKGKTVRPYLKPDGSFTVRLVLKKGVSEQDIALLIQALKALGLFGGAGARSRKGFGSLSLKSLRLNGRETWCPPTDAASLCQVIREFFREIGIDRAREEIPAYTAFSPKARICITQTGRDAFQLLDEIGKELLRYRSYGRSKGDKHVLPWGEDAEQNFAGDHDIIQEYLNGRRITRHPRRAVFGLPHNYFFQSIKQKAAVEAKNYTRRASPLFIHIHALDRNGYAAVMTLLPAAFLPEGEQIAINCPDRRARLQPVYVDQDIDYEVINCFFERPAFNAKRVVWP comes from the coding sequence GTGAAAATAGTAGAAGCCACTTACCAGGTGATAACGCCTCTTTTTCTGGGCGGCGCAAATGTTGAGGAGAAAAATCCCGAGCTTCGCCCGCCGGCATTGAAGGGTTTGCTACGGTTCTGGTTCCGCGCTGTAGCACTACCACAGTTTAATACCTGGCCGGCAGTGTGGGAGGCAGAGCGTAGTTTGTTTGGCAGCACTGCAGGGCAAGCGTCCTTTTCCCTGTCGGTAAATAACCAAAGCAAATTCACCGTTGTTCCTGTTGGAGAGCAATGGCACAAACATGGCGCGGCCTACCTAGGTTACGGGGTGGTTGACAAAGGTAAGACGGTACGACCCTACCTAAAGCCAGACGGCAGCTTCACAGTCCGATTGGTCTTAAAGAAAGGCGTGTCGGAACAGGATATTGCACTTCTCATTCAGGCGTTGAAAGCCCTTGGGCTCTTCGGCGGCGCAGGCGCGCGCTCACGCAAGGGGTTTGGCTCGCTTTCCTTGAAATCGCTACGGTTAAACGGGCGGGAGACATGGTGCCCACCGACCGACGCGGCAAGTCTATGCCAGGTGATAAGGGAATTTTTCCGTGAAATTGGTATTGATAGAGCCCGCGAGGAAATACCAGCATATACAGCTTTTAGCCCGAAAGCAAGAATATGTATCACCCAAACCGGGCGGGATGCGTTCCAACTCCTGGACGAAATTGGGAAAGAACTTCTGCGCTACCGTAGCTACGGACGTAGTAAGGGAGATAAGCATGTGCTTCCTTGGGGTGAAGATGCCGAGCAAAACTTTGCGGGTGACCACGATATTATCCAGGAGTATCTCAACGGCCGACGAATAACGCGTCATCCCAGACGTGCAGTCTTCGGGCTGCCTCATAACTACTTTTTTCAGAGTATTAAACAGAAGGCTGCGGTAGAGGCGAAAAACTACACGCGGCGGGCGAGCCCGCTCTTCATCCATATCCATGCTTTAGACCGTAACGGCTATGCTGCTGTGATGACCTTACTGCCAGCAGCGTTTCTGCCTGAAGGAGAACAGATTGCGATTAATTGCCCAGATCGACGTGCAAGATTGCAACCTGTGTATGTTGACCAAGATATTGACTACGAGGTTATTAATTGTTTCTTTGAAAGACCTGCGTTCAATGCGAAGAGGGTGGTGTGGCCATGA
- the csx15 gene encoding CRISPR-associated protein Csx15, translated as MRIINFSHPLTAENLGQIEALTGVKVEEVKDVPSQIDPHQPLAPQIEALLDGLGLTASEWQTAPLIINLPALNYSAACLLAQLHGRTGHFPPVLRLRPVPGSLVPRFEVAEILNLQAIRERARGKR; from the coding sequence GTGCGGATTATCAACTTCTCCCACCCGCTGACGGCAGAGAACCTTGGGCAGATCGAGGCCCTGACCGGCGTTAAAGTGGAGGAGGTGAAAGACGTCCCGTCACAGATTGACCCCCACCAGCCCCTGGCGCCCCAGATCGAGGCGCTCTTAGACGGGCTCGGCCTGACGGCGAGTGAGTGGCAGACGGCGCCGCTGATCATTAACCTGCCCGCGCTGAACTACAGCGCCGCTTGTCTTTTGGCCCAGCTGCACGGCCGCACGGGCCACTTCCCGCCGGTACTCCGCCTTCGCCCCGTGCCCGGCAGCCTGGTACCCCGCTTCGAAGTGGCCGAGATCCTCAACCTGCAGGCCATCCGCGAGCGCGCCCGGGGGAAACGGTAG
- a CDS encoding CRISPR-associated ring nuclease, giving the protein MRMGNAARNDGTEALVATLGVEPQVVTITLDALLKQGRGVREVTVVYTEAPGVAQALAAIAGEFSGGTYPGITLRQTPVVSPKGPVADFRTEEDLRGLLCTLYGVVRRARQRGSIVHLCISGGRKVMGIMGMVVAQLLFGPEDHVWHLLTEGWHPGVERRLHLPPEEKVWLVPVPVLRWGEAGTLMRTVAELDDPAEVVAWYERLNRNARTKRQEEFIRRWLSRAEREVVQLACRGLDNGAIARALSKSEQTVANQLRSVYEKLREWLGHPPHNVDRNVLIAEFAPYFSLTEAER; this is encoded by the coding sequence ATGAGGATGGGTAACGCGGCAAGAAATGATGGGACGGAGGCTTTGGTGGCGACTTTGGGCGTGGAGCCGCAGGTTGTCACCATCACTTTGGATGCGCTTCTCAAACAGGGGCGGGGAGTCAGGGAAGTAACCGTGGTTTATACCGAAGCGCCAGGCGTTGCCCAAGCGCTGGCCGCGATTGCCGGTGAATTCAGCGGTGGAACTTACCCGGGCATCACGCTGCGGCAGACTCCTGTGGTCTCACCTAAGGGACCAGTGGCTGACTTCCGCACGGAGGAGGACCTGCGGGGTCTGCTCTGCACCCTATACGGTGTTGTCCGCCGGGCCCGGCAGCGGGGCAGCATTGTGCACCTCTGCATCTCCGGCGGCCGCAAGGTAATGGGCATCATGGGGATGGTGGTTGCGCAGCTCCTCTTCGGTCCCGAGGACCATGTCTGGCACCTGTTGACCGAAGGCTGGCACCCCGGCGTGGAGCGGCGGCTGCACCTGCCGCCGGAGGAAAAGGTATGGCTGGTGCCCGTGCCGGTGCTGCGCTGGGGCGAGGCCGGCACCCTGATGCGGACGGTGGCTGAACTGGACGACCCGGCGGAGGTGGTGGCCTGGTACGAGCGGTTGAACCGGAACGCCCGAACAAAGCGGCAGGAAGAGTTCATCCGCCGCTGGCTGAGCCGAGCCGAGCGCGAAGTGGTTCAGTTGGCGTGCCGGGGTCTTGACAACGGCGCCATCGCCAGAGCTCTCTCCAAGAGCGAGCAGACCGTGGCCAACCAGCTGAGGAGCGTCTACGAGAAACTCAGGGAATGGCTCGGTCACCCGCCGCACAACGTAGACCGCAACGTGCTGATCGCCGAGTTTGCGCCCTATTTTTCGCTGACGGAGGCCGAGAGATAA
- a CDS encoding type II toxin-antitoxin system HicB family antitoxin: MGYAFPVIVEQDETGMFVATCPVLTGCYTQGHTIEEALANIKEAILLCLDEIPADELPRLEKVFVGNVVINP; the protein is encoded by the coding sequence ATGGGATACGCTTTTCCGGTAATTGTAGAGCAAGACGAAACCGGAATGTTTGTGGCAACGTGCCCCGTGCTCACGGGCTGCTACACCCAGGGTCATACCATCGAAGAAGCTTTAGCGAACATTAAGGAAGCCATTCTTCTTTGTCTCGACGAGATACCGGCGGACGAACTGCCACGCTTAGAAAAGGTTTTCGTGGGGAATGTGGTGATTAACCCTTGA
- a CDS encoding type II toxin-antitoxin system HicA family toxin, producing MSPKLPVVSGQEVVRVLTMVGYEVVRQRGSHMRLINRQIPERKPVTVPDHAEIGPGLLRKILRDAEISPAEFRKLLES from the coding sequence TTGAGCCCCAAGCTGCCGGTTGTTTCGGGACAGGAGGTAGTCCGGGTCCTTACAATGGTAGGCTACGAAGTGGTACGGCAACGCGGGAGTCATATGCGCCTAATAAACAGGCAGATACCTGAGCGGAAACCCGTAACCGTACCTGACCACGCAGAAATAGGGCCGGGGCTCCTCCGGAAAATTTTACGTGATGCAGAAATATCTCCCGCTGAATTCAGAAAGCTGTTGGAATCTTAG
- a CDS encoding Uma2 family endonuclease, protein MNLPLQETTATGGKTYTYADYRQLPEGAPYQLIGGELVLTPAPSTYHQIIAFNIGLQLGNFVMHNQRGKVLFAPVDVYLSETETYQPDIIFIAQERLRIIEPERINGAPDLVVEILSPATAYYDLRKKFKVYERCGVKEYWIVDPGEKSAQLFTLKEGRFVLDQEAEGKGEIASRVLEGFTVTLASIFEG, encoded by the coding sequence GTGAACTTGCCGCTCCAGGAAACCACTGCTACTGGCGGAAAAACTTACACCTACGCGGACTACCGCCAGCTCCCTGAAGGAGCACCTTACCAACTTATCGGGGGTGAACTCGTCTTGACGCCTGCGCCGTCCACCTACCACCAAATTATCGCGTTTAACATAGGGCTTCAACTCGGCAATTTCGTCATGCATAACCAGCGGGGAAAGGTTTTATTCGCCCCCGTAGACGTCTACCTCAGCGAAACCGAAACCTACCAGCCAGACATCATCTTTATCGCCCAGGAACGGCTGAGGATCATCGAGCCGGAGCGGATCAACGGCGCCCCCGACCTGGTGGTGGAAATCCTCTCCCCCGCCACCGCCTACTACGACCTCCGGAAAAAATTCAAGGTTTACGAGCGGTGTGGCGTTAAGGAATACTGGATCGTGGACCCCGGGGAGAAATCGGCGCAGCTTTTTACGCTCAAGGAGGGTAGGTTTGTCCTCGACCAGGAGGCGGAAGGAAAAGGAGAGATCGCCTCTCGCGTCCTTGAAGGTTTCACCGTTACGCTGGCCAGCATCTTCGAAGGTTAG
- the mntA gene encoding type VII toxin-antitoxin system MntA family adenylyltransferase antitoxin, translating into MEAEKIFAAIKEYLLTQPDIAAAYVFGSAAQNRLRPASDIDIAVLFSPGTAAKTARFERRLEIAVAIEELLKRPVEVVDLEAAPPFLQHQIRKYGKLLVDRDPQRRKACEVASRRLYLDMLPYLRYRRERALKRLG; encoded by the coding sequence ATGGAAGCGGAAAAGATTTTCGCAGCAATCAAAGAGTACCTCCTGACGCAGCCGGACATCGCCGCCGCCTACGTCTTCGGCTCGGCAGCGCAAAATCGTCTGCGTCCGGCCAGCGATATCGACATCGCGGTGCTTTTCTCTCCCGGCACGGCTGCCAAAACCGCCCGGTTCGAGCGCCGGCTGGAGATTGCCGTAGCCATTGAAGAACTCCTGAAGCGGCCAGTCGAAGTAGTTGACCTGGAGGCGGCACCGCCTTTCCTCCAGCACCAGATCCGCAAATACGGCAAATTACTTGTAGACAGGGACCCGCAGCGGCGCAAAGCCTGCGAAGTGGCCTCACGCCGGCTCTATCTCGATATGCTTCCCTACCTCCGGTACCGCAGAGAAAGAGCCCTCAAAAGGCTGGGTTAG
- the hepT gene encoding type VII toxin-antitoxin system HepT family RNase toxin produces MVDKELLAEKLRLLSEYITDLEEQKTISLTDLKENKLLRRYIERTLHLAVEACLDIGNHIIADLNLREPADYKDVLAVLTEAGYLPSAKLADFKKMAQFRNVIVHDYARIEPEILYAILQKNIADLRLFARAIRDSFLQQ; encoded by the coding sequence ATGGTGGACAAAGAACTGCTAGCGGAAAAACTGCGTCTCCTAAGCGAATACATTACCGACCTTGAGGAGCAGAAGACCATATCTCTGACCGACCTGAAGGAAAACAAACTTCTGCGCCGCTACATCGAGCGCACCCTGCACCTCGCCGTCGAAGCCTGCCTCGATATCGGCAACCACATAATCGCGGACCTGAACCTCCGCGAGCCCGCGGACTACAAAGACGTTTTGGCCGTCCTGACCGAAGCGGGTTACCTGCCGTCCGCCAAATTGGCCGACTTTAAAAAGATGGCGCAGTTCCGCAACGTTATCGTCCACGACTACGCCCGCATCGAACCCGAAATCCTGTACGCCATCCTGCAAAAGAATATCGCGGACCTGCGCCTCTTCGCCCGCGCCATCAGGGACAGTTTCCTGCAACAGTAG
- a CDS encoding GDP-mannose 4,6-dehydratase, with product MSANRHQETKTVLVTGCAGFIAARVTEMLLQDGYRVAGIDNLNDAYDVRLKKWRLNRLKSTPGFTFYHTDISNLEQLRGIFTAHAAGKATAPFAAVINLAARAGVRQSVANPWVYVETNVTGTLNLLELCREFGVKKFVLASTSSLYGKENPMPYREDADTNRPLSPYAASKKAAEALCYTYHYLYGLDVTVLRYFTVYGPAGRPDMSLFRFIQWISEGKPLIIYGDGRQSRDFTYVDDIAQGTIAALKPLGYEIINLGSDRPIVLMDAVQLIEKLIGQKARLEFKPRHPADVPATWADITKARRLLGWEPQTSFEEGLAETCAWYRENRDWAKEVKVD from the coding sequence ATGAGCGCAAATCGACACCAAGAAACCAAAACCGTTTTAGTCACCGGCTGCGCCGGCTTTATCGCGGCGCGGGTGACGGAGATGCTGCTCCAAGACGGCTACCGCGTGGCTGGCATTGACAACCTGAACGACGCCTATGATGTCCGCCTGAAGAAATGGCGGCTCAACCGGCTGAAAAGCACACCGGGGTTCACCTTTTACCACACCGATATTAGCAACCTGGAGCAGTTGCGCGGAATCTTCACTGCCCACGCCGCCGGCAAAGCAACCGCTCCTTTCGCTGCCGTCATCAATCTTGCTGCCCGGGCCGGGGTGCGCCAGTCGGTCGCCAACCCTTGGGTCTACGTCGAAACGAACGTCACCGGCACCCTCAACCTCTTAGAACTCTGCCGCGAATTCGGGGTAAAAAAGTTTGTCCTCGCTTCCACGTCGAGCCTTTACGGGAAAGAAAACCCCATGCCCTACCGGGAGGATGCCGACACCAACCGGCCCCTCTCTCCGTACGCCGCTTCCAAAAAGGCAGCGGAGGCGCTCTGCTACACCTACCACTATCTTTACGGCCTCGACGTAACGGTGCTCCGCTACTTCACCGTCTACGGCCCAGCGGGAAGGCCGGACATGAGCCTCTTTCGTTTCATCCAGTGGATTAGCGAAGGAAAACCCCTAATCATCTACGGGGACGGGCGGCAGTCCCGCGATTTTACTTACGTGGACGACATTGCGCAAGGCACCATCGCCGCACTCAAACCCCTCGGTTACGAAATCATTAATCTCGGCTCCGACCGGCCGATAGTCTTAATGGATGCAGTTCAGCTCATCGAAAAATTAATAGGGCAAAAAGCCCGTCTCGAATTTAAACCCCGCCACCCGGCCGACGTGCCCGCTACCTGGGCCGACATCACCAAAGCCCGCCGGCTGCTTGGCTGGGAACCGCAGACGTCTTTTGAGGAAGGGTTGGCCGAAACCTGCGCCTGGTACCGAGAAAACCGGGACTGGGCGAAAGAGGTGAAGGTGGATTAG
- a CDS encoding nucleotide sugar dehydrogenase — MEDMPCVVVVGLGYVGLALATAFAKKTRTIGFDINPGRVEALRQGIDANGEAAPADLQSPHLTFTADPAALRKAQFIIVAVPTPVDAHKRPDLSHLTNASRLVGQNLSPGAIVIYESTVYPGVTEEICLPILEEASGLKAGRDFKIAYSPERVNPGDPEHTLEKIVKVVAAQDKETLEKVAWLYGLVVKAGVYRAPNIKTAEAAKVIENIQRDLNIALMNELALIFHRLGLDTREVLAAARTKWNFLPFEPGLVGGHCIPVDPYYLTYKAEETGYHPEVILAGRRINDQMGLYVAQQTVKLLIRSGKAVLGAKALVLGVTFKENVRDVRNSRVADLVQEITNYGVSVVVYDPLIEPEKIRQLGLEPVSDPFAGKERYDAVILAVPHRAFREKGPGAYIKLLDSTAGPGVIVDVRRVLPKDAITSAGAIYWGL; from the coding sequence ATGGAAGATATGCCGTGCGTCGTTGTCGTAGGGCTCGGTTATGTGGGGCTCGCCTTAGCGACGGCTTTCGCCAAAAAGACGCGGACCATCGGGTTTGATATCAACCCCGGCCGGGTTGAGGCCCTCCGGCAGGGCATTGACGCCAACGGTGAGGCGGCGCCGGCGGACTTACAATCGCCCCACCTTACATTTACCGCTGACCCAGCAGCCCTGCGTAAAGCGCAGTTTATCATCGTTGCTGTGCCCACGCCGGTGGACGCCCACAAGCGGCCTGATCTGAGCCACCTAACAAACGCGAGCCGCCTGGTCGGGCAAAATCTCTCACCCGGAGCCATCGTTATTTACGAGTCTACCGTCTACCCCGGCGTAACGGAAGAGATCTGCCTGCCCATCCTTGAAGAAGCCTCCGGGCTTAAGGCCGGCAGAGACTTCAAAATCGCTTACTCGCCGGAGCGCGTCAATCCGGGCGACCCGGAACACACTCTCGAAAAAATCGTCAAAGTGGTAGCCGCTCAGGACAAAGAGACCCTCGAAAAGGTGGCGTGGCTTTACGGCCTGGTGGTCAAAGCGGGGGTTTACCGCGCACCCAATATCAAAACCGCCGAGGCCGCCAAGGTGATCGAAAACATCCAGCGCGACCTCAATATAGCGCTGATGAACGAGCTAGCGCTTATCTTCCACCGGCTCGGCCTCGATACCCGTGAGGTCCTGGCGGCAGCCCGCACTAAGTGGAACTTCCTGCCGTTCGAACCGGGCTTGGTAGGCGGCCATTGCATTCCGGTGGACCCGTACTACCTCACCTACAAAGCCGAAGAAACCGGTTACCACCCCGAAGTGATCTTAGCCGGCCGGCGGATCAACGACCAGATGGGGCTCTACGTCGCCCAGCAAACGGTCAAGCTCCTGATCCGGAGCGGCAAAGCCGTCCTTGGCGCGAAGGCCCTGGTCCTCGGCGTCACCTTCAAAGAAAACGTGCGGGACGTGCGCAACAGCCGGGTGGCGGATCTGGTGCAGGAAATAACGAACTACGGAGTCTCGGTGGTCGTTTACGACCCCCTAATAGAACCGGAAAAAATCCGGCAGTTGGGGCTTGAACCCGTAAGCGACCCCTTCGCCGGGAAAGAGCGCTACGACGCCGTCATCTTGGCCGTGCCCCACCGCGCTTTCCGCGAAAAGGGGCCTGGCGCCTACATTAAGCTCCTCGACAGCACGGCTGGTCCCGGCGTTATCGTTGACGTCCGCCGCGTTCTGCCCAAAGACGCTATCACCAGCGCCGGCGCCATTTACTGGGGCTTGTGA
- a CDS encoding glycosyltransferase family 4 protein, whose protein sequence is MRLNKLMKILIVTGIFPPDIGGPATYVPLIAGALASRGHQVKVLTTSEPEDLGYDDRQYPFPVVRVNRRLPLWRRTFTLIRLIIRHGREADVIYANGMHLETALANKLLRKPLVMKIVGDEAWERATRKGWTEDNFEAFQSKRQPWPAELNKWLRSWATRQADRVIVPSRYLKQIIARWGVPEDRCKVVYNAAEPLGSVEPAMIPLATPAKLITVGRLVPWKHVDSIIEALVELNGTGLVVVGDGPEKQRLEALTQSLGLTKRVYFTGQRSKEETHALMAACNIFVLNSSYEGLPHVIVEAMQVGLPVIATAVGGTPEVVQDGETGLLIPPDDVQALQKALARLINNPDLRRMLIEKGRLLVQTKFNKEGMIDQTEAVLLKVAKNFSRSSIHAAPENHRNSPIDR, encoded by the coding sequence GTGCGCTTAAATAAGCTAATGAAGATCCTAATCGTTACCGGCATTTTCCCCCCGGATATCGGTGGCCCGGCAACCTATGTGCCGCTGATCGCCGGGGCGCTCGCGTCCCGGGGACACCAGGTAAAAGTGCTTACCACCAGTGAACCGGAGGACCTGGGTTACGATGACCGCCAGTACCCCTTTCCAGTGGTTCGGGTCAACCGCAGGCTTCCCCTGTGGCGGCGGACTTTTACCCTCATCCGCCTGATCATCCGGCACGGGCGGGAGGCCGACGTCATCTACGCCAACGGAATGCACCTCGAAACGGCGCTGGCTAACAAGCTTCTCCGGAAGCCGCTCGTGATGAAAATCGTCGGCGATGAAGCCTGGGAACGCGCCACCCGCAAGGGCTGGACTGAAGATAACTTCGAAGCGTTCCAGAGCAAGCGCCAGCCGTGGCCGGCCGAACTCAACAAATGGCTGCGTTCCTGGGCCACCCGCCAGGCGGACAGAGTGATCGTGCCGAGCCGGTATCTAAAGCAGATTATCGCCCGCTGGGGTGTACCCGAAGACAGGTGTAAAGTGGTCTATAACGCTGCGGAACCATTAGGAAGCGTTGAACCCGCAATGATACCGCTTGCCACACCCGCAAAGTTAATTACCGTGGGGCGTTTAGTCCCGTGGAAACACGTGGATTCAATAATCGAAGCACTCGTTGAGTTAAACGGTACCGGGCTGGTTGTGGTGGGCGACGGTCCCGAAAAACAGCGTTTGGAGGCTTTAACGCAATCACTGGGGCTCACCAAGAGGGTTTATTTTACAGGCCAGCGCAGCAAAGAGGAGACGCACGCCCTGATGGCCGCCTGTAACATCTTTGTGCTGAACTCTTCATACGAAGGATTGCCCCATGTTATTGTGGAAGCAATGCAAGTGGGTTTGCCCGTTATCGCCACCGCCGTCGGCGGTACGCCGGAAGTCGTGCAAGACGGCGAAACCGGCTTGCTGATTCCGCCAGACGATGTGCAGGCCTTACAGAAGGCGCTCGCACGCTTAATCAACAACCCTGACTTACGCCGAATGCTTATCGAAAAAGGCCGGCTTTTGGTACAAACAAAGTTCAACAAAGAGGGTATGATTGACCAGACTGAAGCTGTGCTCCTCAAAGTAGCAAAGAATTTTAGCCGCTCGAGTATCCACGCTGCGCCTGAAAACCATCGAAATTCACCTATAGACAGATAA